In Streptomyces ambofaciens ATCC 23877, a single genomic region encodes these proteins:
- a CDS encoding secondary thiamine-phosphate synthase enzyme YjbQ, which translates to MPDAFTTRVLNLATGSAERVADITGDCESFLREVAGGRDGLLNVFVPHATAGIAIIETGAGSDDDLLAALHTLLPADDRWQHRHGSPGHGRDHVLPAFVPPHATLPVIGGRLELGTWQSVCLVDTNRDNPDRRVRLSFLG; encoded by the coding sequence ATGCCAGACGCCTTCACCACCCGAGTCCTGAACCTCGCCACCGGCTCGGCGGAACGGGTCGCCGACATCACCGGTGACTGCGAGTCCTTCCTGCGCGAGGTCGCCGGCGGCCGCGACGGCCTCCTCAACGTCTTCGTGCCGCACGCCACCGCCGGGATCGCGATCATCGAGACCGGCGCGGGCAGCGACGACGACCTGCTCGCCGCGCTGCACACCCTGCTCCCCGCCGACGACCGCTGGCAGCACCGCCACGGCAGCCCCGGCCACGGCCGCGACCACGTCCTCCCCGCCTTCGTACCGCCCCACGCGACCCTGCCGGTGATCGGCGGACGGCTGGAACTCGGAACCTGGCAGTCGGTGTGCCTGGTGGACACCAACAGGGA